The Beijerinckiaceae bacterium RH AL1 genome has a segment encoding these proteins:
- a CDS encoding hypothetical protein (ID:RHAL1_02442;~conserved protein of unknown function;~source:Prodigal:2.6) has protein sequence MTGSTLPTLPTRPPIVSRRQSFAPGFIAVTPRTSHLVVIKLSRSWIDCRIADRHLQHETCFGSVAILPSGADCSALVDRGTAQTVTLSIDDTAFASFVDRDSGQCEPRDVLRGHDMHLAELALSLARVAPRDFISRDKLAHDAMTHITTRYTRPVTGHSRGLLAPSALQAVRDFIFANVAGELSIAQLAAIAQLSPYHFSRAFTRTTGVSPHRYIMQARADQAAASIRVGQQSLAEVAYAHGFTDQSHMCRWIQRRYNATPTSLRGATAIG, from the coding sequence ATCGCGGTGACACCGCGCACGTCTCACCTCGTCGTCATCAAGCTCTCGCGGTCATGGATCGATTGTCGGATCGCTGACCGACACCTGCAGCATGAGACCTGCTTCGGCAGCGTCGCCATCCTTCCCAGTGGCGCGGATTGCAGCGCCCTGGTCGACCGCGGGACAGCGCAAACCGTGACGTTGTCGATCGACGATACAGCCTTCGCGAGCTTCGTCGACAGGGACAGCGGCCAGTGCGAGCCGCGCGACGTCCTGCGCGGTCACGACATGCATTTGGCAGAGCTCGCCCTGTCGCTCGCCCGCGTCGCCCCTCGCGACTTCATCTCTCGAGACAAGCTCGCCCACGACGCGATGACGCACATCACGACACGTTACACGAGGCCTGTTACGGGACATTCTCGCGGCCTGCTCGCACCTTCCGCTCTTCAAGCGGTGCGCGATTTCATCTTCGCCAACGTCGCCGGCGAGCTTTCGATCGCGCAGCTGGCGGCTATCGCGCAACTCAGCCCCTATCATTTCTCGCGCGCGTTCACTCGAACGACGGGCGTGTCCCCGCATCGCTACATCATGCAAGCCCGCGCGGATCAGGCCGCGGCCTCGATCCGCGTCGGACAACAATCGCTGGCGGAGGTTGCCTACGCCCACGGCTTCACCGACCAGAGCCACATGTGCCGCTGGATCCAGCGGCGCTACAACGCAACACCGACGAGCCTGCGCGGTGCCACGGCAATCGGTTGA